ACCTGGTGCGCTTCATGGATAAGAATAAGGTGGATATCAGCGTCGCCTGCGCGGTCGCCTCCAGGCCGGAGCAGGTAAAATCGATTAATAATTGGGCGTTTAGCATCCGGTCGGAGAGGATCAAGGTCTTCGCCTCGCTGCATCCGGATTATCCCGATTGGCCCGCCGAGATTGACAGGATCAAAGCCGGGGCTGACGGGATAAAATTCCAGCCGGAGTTTCAGAATTTTTATGTGGATCAGAAAAACGTTTATCCTATCTACGAGAAAGCGCAGGAATTCGGCCTGCCGATATTATTCCATTGCGGAATGGAGCTTTCCGGGACTATGTTGGTGCGTTCGGCGCCGGATCGGATGCTTAAAGTGAGGAATGATTTCCCAAAGTTAAAAATAGTCGCCGCGCATTTCGGCGGGTTCCAGCTTTGGGATGAAGTTAAAAAATACCTGTTGGGGAAAGATATTTACCTGGATACGGCTTTTTTCTTCGATTTCCTGCCTAAAGAAAAGATCAAAGAGTTGCTGCTGTCGCATAGCCCTGACCGATTGCTTTTTGGTTCGGATTTTCCGCTTACTGATCCGGCAAAAGATATCGAATTTATCCGGGGTCTGGATATTCCGCAGGGACTGAAAGAAAAGATCCTTTATTCTAACGCCGCAACCCTTCTCAAGACCCGGTCTTGAAACGCGTTGGGGCGTAAGGGGTTAGAAGACCGGGTCTTGAGTGGATAAAATAAAAAAGGAAATATGTCAGGATTAGGACTAAAGGAACATTGCCGGAATACCGGCCAAGAGGATAAATGGGAAAGGATCGGGTTTTCCCGAAGGGCGGGGATAGTCGTTCCATTGTTCTCGGTCCATTCGGCCAGGAGCGTCGGCGTGGGCGAACTCGGTGACCTGAAGCTGCTGGTTGACTTGGCTAAGAGATCCGGCAATTCTATAATCCAGCTTTTGCCGATGAATGAGATCGGGCCGGTTTGCTGCCCGTATGATTCGGTCAGCTCTTTCGCTTTGGAGCCTTTATACCTTTCTCTGCGGCTTATCCCCGGATCGCGCAAGGAAAATATCCGCCGGGAGCTGGAGCAATTAAAGAATGATTTTCCGGTCAAAGGCCGGGTCGATTATCGGATCAAGGCGGAAAAGATCAAGATCTTGAAAAAGATATTCGCCCAGACAACGGATCCGGGATTGGATGGGCTCGCCGCTTTTTGCAAAGAGAATTCCTTCTGGCTGGATGATTTCGCGCTTTTCAGGGCGCTCAAGGATTTTTATGAGGGCAAGGCCTGGTATGACTGGCCTCAAGCTTACAGAGAACGCGAGTCCCAGGCGTTGGCGGGCTTTGCCCATTGCCACGATGATGAATTGAAATTCGAAAAGTGGCTGCAATGGCAGCTTTATCAGCAGTTCAAAGAGGCGAAGGATTACGCCGCCAGCAAGGGGGTATTGATAAAAGGCGATCTGCCTATATTGGTATCCCGGGATTCCGCCGATGTTTGGGCGCATACAGGGTTGTTCAAAATGGATTTAGACGCCGGCGCTCCGCCGGATATGTATTGCGCCAAAGGCCAGCGTTGGGGCACGCCCACTTATAACTGGGATCGGATATTCAGCCAGGACGGACAATACCTTAAGGATAAATTACGCTACGCCGAG
This genomic interval from Candidatus Omnitrophota bacterium contains the following:
- a CDS encoding amidohydrolase family protein yields the protein MVIDIHTHIWPEKVSLKAKESLEAFFKLRAVADPTVSNLVRFMDKNKVDISVACAVASRPEQVKSINNWAFSIRSERIKVFASLHPDYPDWPAEIDRIKAGADGIKFQPEFQNFYVDQKNVYPIYEKAQEFGLPILFHCGMELSGTMLVRSAPDRMLKVRNDFPKLKIVAAHFGGFQLWDEVKKYLLGKDIYLDTAFFFDFLPKEKIKELLLSHSPDRLLFGSDFPLTDPAKDIEFIRGLDIPQGLKEKILYSNAATLLKTRS